Proteins from a single region of Urocitellus parryii isolate mUroPar1 chromosome 4, mUroPar1.hap1, whole genome shotgun sequence:
- the Gal3st3 gene encoding galactose-3-O-sulfotransferase 3 translates to MPSILQRLQQATKTMSRRKILLLVLGCSTVSLLIHQGAQLSWYPKLFPLSCPPLRESPPRPKHMTVAFLKTHKTAGTTVQNILFRFAERHNLTVALPHPSCEHQFCYPRNFSAHFVHPATRPPHVLASHLRFDRAELERLMPPGTVYVTILREPAAMFESLFSYYNQYCPAFRRVPNASLEAFLRTPEAYYRAGEHFAMFAHNTLAYDLGGDNERSPRDDAAYLAGLIRQVEEVFSLVMIAEYFDESLVLLRRLLAWDLDDVLYAKLNARAASSRLAAIPEALARAARTWNALDASLYDHFNATFWRRVAHAGRACVEREARELREARQRLLRRCFGDDPVLRPAAQIRTKQLQPWQPSRKVDIMGYDLPGGGAGPATEACLKLAMPEVQYSNYLLRKQKRRGGARARPEPVLDNPPPRPIRAIPRSPQGS, encoded by the exons ATGCCATCCATCTTGCAGCGCCTGCAGCAGGCCACCAAGACGATGAGCCGCAGGAAAATCCTGCTGCTGGTACTGGGGTGCAGCACTGTAAGCCTTCTCATCCACCAGGGGGCGCAGCTCAGCTG GTACCCTAAGCTATTCCCTCTGAGCTGCCCACCCCTACGGGAGTCGCCACCGCGCCCCAAGCATATGACAGTGGCCTTCCTGAAGACGCACAAAACGGCGGGCACCACAGTGCAGAACATCCTGTTCCGCTTCGCCGAGCGCCACAACCTGACCGTGGCCCTGCCGCACCCGAGCTGCGAGCACCAGTTCTGCTACCCGCGCAACTTCTCGGCGCACTTCGTGCATCCGGCCACGCGGCCGCCACACGTGCTGGCCAGCCACCTGCGCTTCGACCGCGCGGAGCTGGAGCGCCTCATGCCGCCCGGCACAGTCTACGTCACCATCCTGCGCGAGCCGGCCGCCATGTTCGAGTCGCTCTTCAGCTACTACAACCAGTACTGCCCGGCCTTCCGGCGCGTGCCCAACGCGTCGCTCGAGGCCTTCCTGCGCACACCCGAGGCCTACTACCGCGCGGGCGAGCACTTCGCCATGTTCGCGCACAACACGCTGGCCTACGACCTGGGCGGTGACAACGAGCGCAGCCCGCGCGACGACGCCGCCTACCTGGCGGGCCTGATCCGCCAGGTGGAGGAGGTCTTCTCACTCGTCATGATCGCCGAGTACTTCGACGAGTCGCTCGTGCTGCTGCGGCGCCTGCTGGCCTGGGACCTGGACGACGTGCTCTATGCCAAGCTCAACGCACGCGCTGCCAGCTCGCGCTTGGCTGCCATCCCTGAAGCGCTGGCGCGGGCCGCGCGCACCTGGAACGCCCTCGACGCCAGCCTCTACGACCACTTCAATGCCACCTTCTGGCGCCGCGTGGCACACGCCGGCCGCGCATGCGTGGAGCGCGAAGCGCGCGAGCTGCGCGAGGCCCGGCAGCGCCTGCTGCGCCGTTGCTTCGGCGATGATCCGGTGCTGCGTCCAGCCGCGCAGATCCGCACCAAGCAGCTGCAGCCATGGCAGCCCAGCCGCAAGGTGGACATCATGGGCTATGACCTGCCTGGCGGCGGGGCCGGCCCAGCCACCGAGGCCTGCCTCAAGCTGGCCATGCCCGAGGTGCAGTACTCGAACTACCTGCTGCGCAAGCAGAAGCGCCGTGGTGGTGCTCGGGCCCGGCCCGAACCCGTCCTGGACAATCCCCCACCCAGACCCATTCGAGCCATCCCCCGAAGTCCCCAGGGCTCCTGA